The Pecten maximus chromosome 12, xPecMax1.1, whole genome shotgun sequence genome includes a region encoding these proteins:
- the LOC117339760 gene encoding uncharacterized protein LOC117339760, whose amino-acid sequence MITELQDHSSKLIDLSSNLIIDLSSKLIIDLSSKLIIDLSSKLIIDLSSELIIDLSSKLIIDLSSELIIDLSSELIIDLSSELIIDLSSKLIIDLSSELIIDLSSELIIDLSSKHIIDLSSELIIDLSSELIIDLSSELIIDLSSELIIDLSSKHIIDLSSKLIIDLSSELIIDLSSKHIIDLSSELIIDLSSELIIDLSSELIIDLSSELIIDLSSELIIDLSSKHIIDLSSELIIDLSSKHIIDLSSELIIDLSSERPCWLCY is encoded by the exons ATGATAACTGAACTACAAG ATCATAGTAGTAAACTTATAGATCTTAGTAGTAATCTTATCATAGATCTTAGTAGTAAACTTATCATAGATCTTAGTAGTAAACTTATCATAGATCTTAGTAGTAAACTTATCATAGATCTTAGTAGTGAACTTATCATAGATCTTAGTAGTAAACTTATCATAGATCTTAGTAGTGAACTTATCATAGATCTTAGTAGTGAACTTATCATAGATCTTAGTAGTGAACTTATCATAGATCTTAGTAGTAAACTTATCATAGATCTTAGTAGTGAACTTATCATAGATCTTAGTAGTGAACTTATCATAGATCTTAGTAGTAAACATATCATAGATCTTAGTAGTGAACTTATCATAGATCTTAGTAGTGAACTTATCATAGATCTTAGTAGTGAACTTATCATAGATCTTAGTAGTGAACTTATCATAGATCTTAGTAGTAAACATATCATAGATCTTAGTAGTAAACTTATCATAGATCTTAGTAGTGAACTTATCATAGATCTTAGTAGTAAACATATCATAGATCTTAGTAGTGAACTTATCATAGATCTTAGTAGTGAACTTATCATAGATCTTAGTAGTGAACTTATCATAGATCTTAGTAGTGAACTTATCATAGATCTTAGTAGTGAACTTATCATAGATCTTAGTAGTAAACATATCATAGATCTTAGTAGTGAACTTATCATAGATCTTAGTAGTAAACATATCATAGATCTTAGTAGTGAACTTATCATAGATCTTAGTAGTGAACGACCCTGCTGGTTATGTTATTAA